One Salvelinus namaycush isolate Seneca chromosome 29, SaNama_1.0, whole genome shotgun sequence genomic region harbors:
- the LOC120024174 gene encoding dnaJ homolog subfamily C member 5-like isoform X2, with the protein MATTGTGATEPNRPGPQRKMSTTGESLYKVLGLEKGSSAEDVKRAYRKLALKYHPDKNPDNPEAADKFKEINNANSILNDDGKRRIYDEYGSMGLYVSEQFGEESVKYYFLMSKWWFKTMAVCCTVFSCCCCCCCCCFCCGKCKPPEEDDHYQYVDPEDLEAQIKAETDRGPRASIVIQPHSISIEVPETSQPAASQPTSKPQQ; encoded by the exons ATGGCCACGACAGGCACAGGCGCAACTGAGCCAAACCGGCCAGGCCCCCAGAGGAAGATGTCCACCACAGGGGAGAGCTTGTACAAGGTGCTCGGCCTGGAGAAAGGATCTTCCGCTGAGGACGTCAAGAGAGCCTACAG GAAACTAGCATTGAAGTACCACCCAGACAAGAACCCAGACAACCCGGAGGCTGCAGATAAGTTTAAAGAGATCAACAACGCCAACTCCATCCTGAACGATGACGGCAAGAGGAGGATCTACGACGAGTACGGCTCCATGGGCCTCTATGTGTCCGAGCAGTTTGGAGAGGAGAGCGTCAAATACTACTTCCTCATGTCCAAGTGGTGGTttaag ACCATGGCCGTGTGCTGCACCGtcttctcctgctgctgctgctgttgctgctgctgtttctGCTGCGGGAAGTGCAAGCCGCCGGAGGAGGATGATCACTACCAGTACGTGGACCCAGAGGACTTGGAGGCCCAGATCAAAGCTGAGACGGACAGAG GTCCTCGTGCCTCTATTGTGATCCAGCCACATTCCATCTCCATCGAGGTTCCAGAGACCTCCCAGCCTGCAGCCAGCCAGCCCACCTCCAAGCCCCAGCAGTGA
- the LOC120024174 gene encoding dnaJ homolog subfamily C member 5-like isoform X1, whose product MATTGTGATEPNRPGPQRKMSTTGESLYKVLGLEKGSSAEDVKRAYRKLALKYHPDKNPDNPEAADKFKEINNANSILNDDGKRRIYDEYGSMGLYVSEQFGEESVKYYFLMSKWWFKTMAVCCTVFSCCCCCCCCCFCCGKCKPPEEDDHYQYVDPEDLEAQIKAETDRGDTVIIVQPIPVPIAVSSPGAESISLGPAISLGPAISLGPANCLDPANSLDPANPVVDYPTRPVAAENPGETLPESK is encoded by the exons ATGGCCACGACAGGCACAGGCGCAACTGAGCCAAACCGGCCAGGCCCCCAGAGGAAGATGTCCACCACAGGGGAGAGCTTGTACAAGGTGCTCGGCCTGGAGAAAGGATCTTCCGCTGAGGACGTCAAGAGAGCCTACAG GAAACTAGCATTGAAGTACCACCCAGACAAGAACCCAGACAACCCGGAGGCTGCAGATAAGTTTAAAGAGATCAACAACGCCAACTCCATCCTGAACGATGACGGCAAGAGGAGGATCTACGACGAGTACGGCTCCATGGGCCTCTATGTGTCCGAGCAGTTTGGAGAGGAGAGCGTCAAATACTACTTCCTCATGTCCAAGTGGTGGTttaag ACCATGGCCGTGTGCTGCACCGtcttctcctgctgctgctgctgttgctgctgctgtttctGCTGCGGGAAGTGCAAGCCGCCGGAGGAGGATGATCACTACCAGTACGTGGACCCAGAGGACTTGGAGGCCCAGATCAAAGCTGAGACGGACAGAG GTGACACGGTAATCATTGTGCAGCCCATACCTGTACCTATAGCTGTATCGAGTCCTGGGGCTGAAAGCATCAGCCTAGGCCCTGCCATCAGCCTAGGCCCTGCCATCAGCCTAGGCCCTGCCAACTGCCTAGACCCTGCCAACAGCCTAGACCCTGCCAATCCAGTGGTTGACTACCCGACCAGGCCAGTGGCTGCTGAGAACCCAGGCGAAACGTTGCCGGAGTCTAAATGA